The sequence ATAGTCGGGTTAAATCTTGCTCAGTCCGTTGGTGTTGGTCTAAATTATAGTTAAAAGTTAGAGATTGGGGTTGATGGGGAAGTTGTACAAACCAATAGGTTAGAGAGATTTCTGGGGGTAAATAAGCAGAAGTTTCGGCGAGAACGTATAAATAGAGACGTGTTTGCCAGTTAGCAGCCAATTCGGCTCGATTTTTGGGTTTTAAATAGGTTTTCCAATCGATAATTTGGGCGCTCTTGGGGTTGAGTAAGAGGAGATCATAAATGACGGTGAAAAGATAACCCTGATAGGCAAGAGTGCGAGGATGTTCTGCACCGCGCCAAGTGTAACTGTGATCTTGAAATAATTCAGGAGCGGCTTGGATTAACGCTGTGAGCGATCGCTCCATTTCTGGATCTTCCGCTAAAAAGGGTTCAATGGGTAAGTTTAATTCCCGTTGTTGCATCAACAGATGAAAACGATTTCCCCAGTTTACTCTCTCAGTTTGTTCCGGACTAATAGGAAGGGTTAATTGTTCTAAATAGTTGCGCTGAAACATGGGTGGACAAGTAGCCAGTAAATTTAGCTGTCCCTGAGATAGTCGTTGCCAAGCCGAATCGAT is a genomic window of Gloeocapsa sp. PCC 73106 containing:
- a CDS encoding PD-(D/E)XK nuclease family protein, with the translated sequence MIDSAWQRLSQGQLNLLATCPPMFQRNYLEQLTLPISPEQTERVNWGNRFHLLMQQRELNLPIEPFLAEDPEMERSLTALIQAAPELFQDHSYTWRGAEHPRTLAYQGYLFTVIYDLLLLNPKSAQIIDWKTYLKPKNRAELAANWQTRLYLYVLAETSAYLPPEISLTYWFVQLPHQPQSLTFNYNLDQHQRTEQDLTRLLTQLNQWLEAYEQRKIPFPHRLDCQYDCPYYSFLLEGNQPTQSQNWQQLLSEIDEISLE